Proteins encoded in a region of the Dreissena polymorpha isolate Duluth1 chromosome 6, UMN_Dpol_1.0, whole genome shotgun sequence genome:
- the LOC127836287 gene encoding heat shock 70 kDa protein 12B-like isoform X3, which translates to MQMFKKLFKKPSKAEISETVTSASTIPSPNKSTHTNQAEPGQTAPPLQRRVSKHENYELTKAASTPLLPRTPGKQSLIVAAFDFGTTYSGYAFSFKDSPNDVITNKSWTAGSAKLISLKTPTSVLLNKDGEFDSFGFDAEDKYSSLAEDEKHHGWRLFRRFKMVLHSQQIWRSATVEDLEGKTFPAKPLFTMSLKYLQQHLLDALSMSKIGTRETDIRYIITVPAIWGIAAKQFMREAAIEAGIDGARLKLALEPEAAAVCCEALGHTLAGEKFMVVDIGGGTADISVNEKQSDGSLKNIHAPSGGPWGGIYVDANFIAFMTEVFGTMAITALQSKDMYDYFDMIRDFEVKKRKFEFDSQTDITFRIPVVLKEISEEQFHQSLSDRLRSLKYGKRVFTRGRDKLGVDSSIMQSWFTDPVSKTVDHISSVLKEKRMKDVGLIVLVGGFAESPYVQQRIKEELPGMKLTVPGEAGLAVLKGAVMFGHKHDIISSRVMDYTYGIHVWAYYDEKIHPAERKVYQDGAWIVDNLFDIFVRANEDVPVDSKVSHRTIPSSQSSRISIYRTKNREPYFTTDPGCEKLGHIDKNSNRDIPLKEQITKTTFMFGDTELHIWCENVKTGEVETLTLDLSK; encoded by the exons TTACCAGCGCGTCGACAATACCGTCCCCGAACAAGAGCACCCACACCAACCAAGCCGAGCCCGGTCAGACCGCACCCCCGCTCCAGCGCAGAGTCTCCAAACACGAAAATTATGAACTGACCAAAGCCGCATCCACCCCTTTACTGCCCAGGACACCAG GAAAGCAATCCCTGATTGTGGCCGCCTTCGACTTCGGAACCACTTACAGCGGATATGCATTCTCTTTCAAAGACTCTCCAAATGACGTCATAACTAACAAGAGTTGGACTGCCGGGTCTGCTAAACTAATATCGCTTAAAACACCGACAAGTGTTCTTCTCAATAAGGATGGTGAGTTCGACTCCTTTGGATTCGACGCCGAGGATAAGTATTCATCTTTGGCAGAGGATGAAAAACACCATGGTTGGCGACTATTTAGAAGATTTAAGATGGTTCTACACAGTCAG CAAATTTGGCGGTCAGCAACAGTTGAAGATTTGGAAGGTAAAACTTTCCCAGCCAAACCGTTATTTACGATGTCGCTCAAGTATCTACAACAACACTTGTTGGACGCCTTGAGTATGAGTAAAATTGGGACAAGAGAAACTGACATCAGATACATAATAACCGTACCTGCTATCTGGGGAATAGCTGCCAAACAATTCATGAGAGAAGCAGCGATTGAA GCTGGTATCGATGGTGCCCGTCTAAAATTGGCGTTGGAGCCGGAGGCAGCCGCGGTCTGTTGTGAGGCCCTCGGTCACACGTTAGCGGGAGAAAAGTTTATGGTCGTTGACATTGGAG GTGGAACTGCTGACATATCTGTCAACGAAAAACAAAGTGATGGCTCATTGAAGAATATTCACGCCCCAAGCGGCGGTCCTTGGGGCGGAATATATGTCGATGCAAACTTCATAGCGTTTATGACAGAAGTATTTGGGACAATGGCCATTACTGCTTTGCAGAGTAAAGACATGTACGATTACTTTGATATGATTCGTGACTTTGAGGTAAAGAAGAGGAAATTCGAGTTTGATTCTCAGACTGACATCACCTTTCGCATCCCAGTGGTACTCAAGGAAATTTCAGAGGAGCAGTTTCATCAGTCTTTATCCGACCGACTGAGATCTTTGAAATACGGTAAACGAGTTTTCACGAGAGGTAGAGATAAGCTTGGTGTCGACTCGTCAATCATGCAAAGTTGGTTTACGGATCCAGTTTCCAAGACGGTGGATCATATAAGCAGTGTTCTTAAAGAAAAACGAATGAAAGATGTTGGTCTAATCGTCTTAGTTGGAGGGTTTGCGGAGAGTCCATACGTACAGCAGAGGATTAAGGAAGAACTTCCTGGGATGAAGCTGACAGTTCCTGGAGAAGCGGGTCTTGCCGTGCTGAAGGGAGCCGTGATGTTTGGACACAAGCATGACATCATTTCATCCAGGGTAATGGATTATACGTATGGGATACATGTATGGGCTTATTATGACGAGAAAATACATCCTGCCGAAAGAAAAGTTTATCAAGACGGAGCATGGATAGTCGACAACCTTTTCGATATATTTGTTAGAGCGAATGAAGATGTGCCAGTTGATTCCAAAGTGAGCCATAGAACCATCCCTTCATCTCAAAGTAGTAGAATAAGCATATACAGAACAAAAAACAGGGAACCGTATTTCACAACAGATCCTGGATGCGAAAAACTTGGTCATATTGATAAGAACAGCAACAGAGACATTCCACTGAAGGAACAGATAACAAAGACAACGTTTATGTTCGGAGACACCGAGTTGCATATATGGTGTGAGAACGTTAAGACTGGCGAAGTGGAGACATTAACACTTGACCTGAGCAAATGA